The Raphanus sativus cultivar WK10039 chromosome 2, ASM80110v3, whole genome shotgun sequence genome includes a region encoding these proteins:
- the LOC130507948 gene encoding probable calcium-binding protein CML35: MKLATSLSSKFFRLSPKRLFRSKSKSSVSRSEPSSFSSGSSSSDGSYSDLKPGPAATPVSVLPGEQDFYSELVQAFKLIDRDDDGVVSRRDLAALLSRLSPEPPSQEEVTLMLQEVDGGDQEGCISLEELASRVAGASSDSDEDSVVEMREVFEFFDVDHDGRISAEELHRVFGVIGDERCTLDECVRMIATVDGNGDGFVCFRDFCRMMQLQGPAMSE; the protein is encoded by the coding sequence ATGAAGCTCGCCACTAGCCTCAGCTCCAAGTTCTTCCGTCTCAGCCCTAAACGTCTCTTCCGCTCCAAGTCCAAGTCCTCCGTCTCAAGATCcgaaccttcttccttcagctCCGGCTCTTCATCATCCGACGGCTCGTACAGTGACCTCAAGCCAGGTCCCGCGGCTACTCCCGTCAGCGTCCTCCCCGGAGAACAAGATTTTTACTCCGAGCTGGTCCAGGCCTTTAAGCTCATAGACCGTGACGACGACGGCGTGGTCTCGAGAAGAGACCTAGCCGCACTGCTTAGCAGGCTTAGCCCTGAGCCTCCGAGTCAAGAAGAGGTCACTCTGATGCTTCAAGAAGTCGATGGAGGAGACCAAGAAGGTTGTATCAGCCTCGAGGAGCTTGCTAGCCGCGTGGCGGGAGCCTCCTCTGACTCTGATGAAGACTCTGTTGTCGAGATGAGAGAGGTGTTTGAGTTTTTCGACGTGGATCACGACGGGAGGATATCGGCGGAGGAGTTGCATAGAGTTTTTGGAGTTATCGGAGACGAGCGGTGCACGTTAGATGAGTGTGTCCGTATGATAGCGACCGTTGACGGGAACGGTGACGGTTTTGTTTGCTTCCGTGACTTTTGCCGCATGATGCAGCTTCAAGGTCCAGCGATGAGTGAATGA
- the LOC108841519 gene encoding inactive TPR repeat-containing thioredoxin TTL3-like, producing the protein MAEKPAEKRSRRGLLGAVFGKRGLWSKKCTADKGNQKSTTSSSIASTDCTANIQFTKSPGTELNPNKLQQDHKVSPEPIQKPISKPSSNQNSSNHQLGNNGNYQQINNQWPVQQQAKKVPRESIGLSGELECMINDNQKAKGIRASSSNVMFGNLGNLKQPGTAAVGNQTTVQNRGYGNTGGSYGVRNTMKEERQTSVSSNQDQPGSLCRAISTRMDPETLKIMGNEDYKNGNFAEALALYDAAIAIDPKKAAYRSNKSAALTALGRIIEAVFECREAIRMEPHYHRAHHRLSNLYLRLGEVDNSIYHVKHSGPEADQEDILKARTVQTHLNKCTEAKRLRDWKTLIKETENTIASGADAAPQVYALQAEAFLKSYRHQEADDALSRCPVFDVEMSTKYYGPIGYAGFLVVWAQVHMSSGRFGEAVEAIQRANKLDRNNREVSMVLRRVQAVTAARSKGNDFFKAGRFQEASAAYGEGLDHDSRNSVLLCNRAACLSKMGQFHRALEDSTAALTVRPAYTKARLRRADCNAKLGNWEAAIGDYEILRKETPEDEEVLRALSESKMQLVQRRGHDS; encoded by the exons ATGGCAGAAAAGCCGGCGGAGAAAAGGTCCCGTCGAGGGCTGTTGGGTGCTGTGTTTGGTAAACGTGGCTTGTGGTCCAAGAAATGTACCGCGGATAAGGGTAACCAAAAAAGCACAACGAGTAGCAGCATTGCCTCCACAGACTGCACCGCTAATATTCAGTTCACCAAATCTCCAGGAACTGAATTAAATCCAAATAAGCTTCAACAAGATCATAAAGTCTCACCTGAACCGATACAGAAACCTATTTCAAAACCCTCATCGAATCAAAACTCTAGTAACCATCAGTTAGGCAACAATGGGAACTACCAACAGATTAATAATCAATGGCCGGTCCAACAACAAGCGAAGAAGGTGCCAAGGGAATCTATCGGTTTATCGGGTGAGCTAGAGTGTATGATCAACGACAATCAGAAAGCCAAAGGGATTCGAGCATCTTCAAGCAATGTGATGTTTGGCAACCTTGGGAACTTGAAGCAGCCAGGAACAGCAGCGGTCGGGAACCAAACCACTGTTCAGAACAGAGGATACGGTAATACCGGTGGAAGCTACGGGGTGAGGAATACAATGAAAGAGGAAAGACAAACATCGGTTTCGAGTAACCAAGATCAGCCAGGATCTTTGTGTAGGGCGATATCCACGCGAATGGACCCCGAGACATTAAAGATAATGGGGAATGAAGATTACAAGAACGGGAACTTCGCAGAGGCGTTAGCGTTGTACGATGCTGCTATAGCCATCGATCCAAAAAAGGCTGCGTACCGAAGCAACAAAAGTGCGGCGTTAACAGCATTAGGGAGAATCATTGAAGCAGTATTTGAGTGTAGAGAAGCAATTCGAATGGAGCCTCATTACCATAGAGCTCACCATCGGTTGTCTAACTTGTACCTCAG GTTAGGAGAGGTTGACAATTCGATATATCATGTTAAGCATTCGGGTCCAGAAGCTGATCAAGAAGACATTTTAAAGGCCAGAACGGTACAGACTCATCTCAACAAATGCACGGAAGCCAAAAGATTACGAGACTGGAAAACTCTGATCAAAGAAACGGAGAACACCATAGCTTCAGGGGCCGACGCAGCTCCTCAAGTATATGCATTGCAAGCAGAGGCATTCTTGAAGAGTTACAGACATCAAGAGGCTGATGATGCTTTGTCTAGATGTCCGGTTTTCGATGTGGAAATGAGCACAAAATACTACGGACCGATCGGTTACGCCGGTTTCTTGGTCGTTTGGGCTCAGGTTCACATGTCATCCGGCAG ATTTGGAGAAGCAGTTGAGGCGATTCAACGAGCTAACAAGCTGGACAGGAACAACAGGGAAGTAAGCATGGTTCTCCGGCGTGTGCAGGCGGTCACAGCCGCCAGATCAAAAGGCAATGATTTCTTCAAAGCTGGACGGTTTCAAGAAGCTAGCGCAGCTTATGGTGAAGGGTTAGACCATGACTCTAGAAACTCAGTCTTGCTATGTAACAGAGCAGCTTGTCTATCCAAAATGGGACAGTTCCATAGAGCCCTAGAGGATTCCACGGCTGCACTCACCGTCCGTCCTGCGTACACCAAGGCTCGACTGAGAAGAGCCGACTGTAACGCTAAG CTTGGGAACTGGGAAGCAGCTATTGGAGACTACGAGATACTGAGAAAAGAGACACCAGAAGACGAGGAAGTACTCAGAGCATTGTCGGAGTCTAAGATGCAGCTAGTGCAACGCCGTGGACATGACTCTTGA
- the LOC108841258 gene encoding protein DOWNSTREAM OF FLC gives MEMARSSVPLIAVLCVSLLPLAAMAIGTPFHIEGCVYCDTCRFGFETVATKYIIGARVRIVCKDRVTLKQEVVGEAVTGRGGIYKVAVEGDRQDQQCIAELVHSPLRKCQVADPGRSTATVILTRSNGAASTRHYANAMGFFRDEPLRGCAALRRYYLADGDSRAI, from the exons ATGGAGATGGCTAGATCATCTGTACCTCTGATCGCTGTATTGTGTGTTTCACTACTACCACTTGCGGCCATGGCGATTGGAACGCCATTCCACATTGAAGGATGTGTGTACTGCGACACTTGCCGCTTTGGATTCGAGACAGTCGCCACCAAATATATCATcg GGGCAAGAGTGAGGATAGTGTGCAAAGACAGAGTGACACTTAAACAGGAGGTGGTTGGTGAGGCGGTGACGGGACGCGGAGGAATCTACAAGGTCGCCGTCGAAGGAGACCGACAAGACCAGCAATGTATTGCGGAGCTCGTCCATAGTCCTCTCCGCAAATGCCAAGTGGCCGATCCTGGTCGCAGCACGGCCACCGTTATCCTCACGCGATCCAACGGTGCCGCATCCACTCGCCACTATGCCAACGCCATGGGCTTCTTCCGGGACGAACCACTCCGTGGTTGCGCCGCTCTCCGCAGATACTACCTCGCCGACGGTGATTCCCGGGCTATTTGA
- the LOC108843164 gene encoding MADS-box protein FLOWERING LOCUS C isoform X2, which translates to MGRKKLEIKRIENKSSRQVTFSKRRNGLIEKARQLSVLCDASVALLVVSASGKLYNFSSGDNLVKILDRYGKQHADDRKALDLQSKDLKYGSHHELLELVESKLVESNSDVSVDSLVQLEDHLETALSVTRARKTELLLKLVDSLKEKVEKNNLAGAEADKMEMSPGKISEIIRPVTLPLLY; encoded by the exons ATGGGAAGAAAAAAACTAGAGATCAAGCGAATTGAGAACAAAAGTAGCCGACAAGTCACCTTCTCCAAACGACGCAACGGTCTCATCGAGAAAGCTCGTCAGCTTTCTGTTCTATGCGATGCATCCGTCGCTCTTCTCGTTGTCTCAGCCTCCGGCAAGCTCTACAACTTCTCCTCCGGCGATAA ctTGGTCAAGATCCTTGATCGATATGGAAAACAACATGCTGATGATCGTAAAGCTTTG GATCTTCAGTCGAAAGATCTGAAgtatggttcacaccatgagcTGTTAGAGCTTGTCGAAAG TAAGCTGGTGGAATCAAATTCTGATGTAAGCGTCGATTCCCTCGTTCAGCTGGAGGACCACCTTGAGACTGCCCTCTCCGTAACTAGAGCTAGGAAG ACAGAACTATTGTTGAAGCTTGTTGATAGCCTCAAAGAAAAG GTGGAGAAGAATAATCTTGCGGGAGCCGAAGCTGATAAAATGGAGATGTCACCTGGAAAAATCTCTGAAATCATTCGTCCGGTAACTCTCCCACTGCTTTATTAG
- the LOC108843164 gene encoding MADS-box protein FLOWERING LOCUS C isoform X1, producing the protein MGRKKLEIKRIENKSSRQVTFSKRRNGLIEKARQLSVLCDASVALLVVSASGKLYNFSSGDNLVKILDRYGKQHADDRKALDLQSKDLKYGSHHELLELVESKLVESNSDVSVDSLVQLEDHLETALSVTRARKTELLLKLVDSLKEKEKLLKEENQGLASQVEKNNLAGAEADKMEMSPGKISEIIRPVTLPLLY; encoded by the exons ATGGGAAGAAAAAAACTAGAGATCAAGCGAATTGAGAACAAAAGTAGCCGACAAGTCACCTTCTCCAAACGACGCAACGGTCTCATCGAGAAAGCTCGTCAGCTTTCTGTTCTATGCGATGCATCCGTCGCTCTTCTCGTTGTCTCAGCCTCCGGCAAGCTCTACAACTTCTCCTCCGGCGATAA ctTGGTCAAGATCCTTGATCGATATGGAAAACAACATGCTGATGATCGTAAAGCTTTG GATCTTCAGTCGAAAGATCTGAAgtatggttcacaccatgagcTGTTAGAGCTTGTCGAAAG TAAGCTGGTGGAATCAAATTCTGATGTAAGCGTCGATTCCCTCGTTCAGCTGGAGGACCACCTTGAGACTGCCCTCTCCGTAACTAGAGCTAGGAAG ACAGAACTATTGTTGAAGCTTGTTGATAGCCTCAAAGAAAAG GAGAAATTGCTGAAAGAAGAAAACCAGGGTTTGGCTAGCCAG GTGGAGAAGAATAATCTTGCGGGAGCCGAAGCTGATAAAATGGAGATGTCACCTGGAAAAATCTCTGAAATCATTCGTCCGGTAACTCTCCCACTGCTTTATTAG
- the LOC108840372 gene encoding protein SOSEKI 2 gives MEAVRRRGRENQKSPERLIRSLNLQQDDEEEEAKTKRPIFRRVQVVYYLTRNGHLEHPHFIEVIVPVNQPLRLRDVTNRLTVLRGKNMPSLYAWSCKRSYRNGFVWNDLAENDVIYPSNCGEYVLKGSEITEKVQETHVKRTLSGPNQEAPKSRLLRLKPKLQNRTTSFDDSELYVGEDEEEEDGEYDLSEEKTSYTSSTTPQSRFSRGISTETIEFAEKKPNLVKTEQSLPVRSDPSELTRSADRVEDGDPVVDTGSVRGSIWLQMISCGHIAKHYAAPSLMNSSSRPKEESLRKGVVCKNVVKKAVVEDEREMIRFMSENPRFGNPQAEEKEYFSGSIVESVSHERVAAEPALRRSNSFNEERSKIVDMMAKEVKEKDEREERSNVKVRCIPRRKSSSCLMSSSKQTKD, from the exons ATGGAAGCTGTAAGAAGAAGAGGCAGAGAGAACCAAAAAAGTCCAGAGAGGCTAATAAGGTCTTTGAATCTTCAgcaagatgatgaagaagaagaggccaAGACAAAGAGACCAATCTTCAGAAGAGTCCAAGTCGTTTATTATCTCACCAGAAATGGCCACCTCGAACACCCTCACTTCATCGAAGTCATTGTTCCGGTTAACCAGCCTCTCCGGTTAAGAG ATGTGACGAACCGGCTTACGGTTTTGAGAGGGAAGAACATGCCATCACTATACGCTTGGTCATGCAAAAG GAGCTATAGAAATGGATTCGTGTGGAACGACTTAGCTGAAAACGATGTGATTTACCCGTCGAACTGTGGTGAGTATGTGCTGAAAGGATCTGAAATCACCG aGAAAGTTCAGGAGACACATGTGAAGAGAACACTGTCTGGTCCAAATCAAGAAGCTCCGAAAAGTCGACTTCTCAGGTTAAAACCAAAACTACAAAACAGAACGACGTCGTTCGACGACTCAGAGCTCTACGtcggagaagatgaagaagaagaagacggagAGTACGATCTTTCCGAAGAGAAAACCAGCTACACATCCTCCACGACGCCGCAATCTCGCTTCTCTCGTGGAATCTCCACGGAGACAATCGAATTCGCCGAGAAAAAACCTAACTTGGTCAAGACGGAACAGAGCTTGCCGGTCCGGTCTGACCCGTCCGAGTTGACTCGTTCCGCCGACAGGGTCGAGGACGGTGACCCTGTGGTGGATACCGGATCCGTTCGCGGGTCGATCTGGCTCCAGATGATCTCGTGCGGGCACATAGCCAAGCACTACGCTGCTCCGAGTCTGATGAACAGCAGCTCGAGACCAAAGGAGGAGAGTCTTCGAAAAGGGGTTGTGTGCAAGAACGTCGTGAAGAAGGCTGTCGTGGAAGACGAGCGTGAGATGATAAGGTTCATGTCGGAGAATCCGAGGTTCGGGAATCCTCAGGCGGAGGAGAAAGAGTATTTTAGTGGTAGCATCGTTGAATCAGTGAGTCATGAACGAGTCGCGGCTGAGCCCGCGTTAAGGCGATCCAACTCGTTCAACGAGGAAAG ATCAAAGATTGTGGATATGATGGCTAAGGAGGTGAAGGAGAAAGACGAACGAGAAGAGAGATCGAACGTGAAGGTGAGATGTATACCGAGGAGGAAGAGCTCATCTTGCTTAATGTCATCATCGAAGCAAACCAAGGATTGA
- the LOC108843461 gene encoding uncharacterized protein LOC108843461, which yields MSSVFSEEILIDKLAKLNSTQQSIETLSHWCIFNRVKAELIVTTWEKQFHSTEMAQKVPLLYLANDILQNSKRQGNEFVDEFWNVLPKAVKDIAVSQGDDRGKGVVSRLVKIWEERKVFGSRSKNLRDAMLGEDCPLPLDVTKKRSRGSKSSKRDSKSSRTKLSSGGVAEKIASAYHLVVAENSNEEAEMSKCKSAVKRIRKMEKDVEEAFSTVKDNPKRKSLAKQLEEEEYLLRQCIEKLKSVQGSRTSLVNQLKDALREQESELKNLEAQIQVAQEQTEEAQNMQKRLKDEDYAPKPTTVAAPGSVSATDNNNNSTKSGQASKMTPASIAAMLTASTSSHMIMQSVLSSFAAEATKTSGLSKSESTVPVSDTNAFAPPYNNPQNQTPTAQGQVQVQGQYHLISNPAAPPPPLPPQFLKQPVMNNPYGFGNIPLMPPGLPPPPPPPHMQQPQIPQSNLAQQQQPQQGTTFQPPGIMYYGPPHHS from the exons ATGAGTAGTGTATTCAGCGAAGAGATCCTAATCGATAAGCTCGCGAAGCTCAACAGCACTCAACAGTCCATCGAAA CGTTATCGCATTGGTGTATATTCAATCGGGTCAAAGCTGAATTGATCGTGACGACATGGGAGAAACAGTTTCACAGCACGGAGATGGCTCAGAAAGTGCCTCTCTTGTATTTGGCTAATGATATTCTTCAGAACAGTAAGCGTCAGGGCAACGAGTTCGTGGACGAGTTCTGGAATGTTCTCCCCAAGGCGGTCAAAGACATTGCTGTTTCTCAGGGTGATGATCGTGGCAAAGGCGTTGTCTCCCGTCTG GTCAAGATATGGGAAGAAAGAAAAGTGTTTGGATCACGTTCTAAGAATCTTAGAGACGCGATGCTTGGTGAAGATTGCCCTCTCCCACTTGATGTCACCAAGAAGCGATCCCGTGGATCCAAATCCTCTAAACGTGAttcaaagtcgtccagaacg AAACTATCAAGTGGAGGTGTAGCTGAGAAGATAGCATCAGCATATCATTTGGTTGTTGCTGAAAACTCAAATGAAGAAGCTGAGATGAGTAAATGCAAGTCTGCTGTTAAACGAATCAGGAAGATGGAAAAAGATGTTGAAGAAGCTTTCTCTACTG tGAAAGACAACCCGAAGAGAAAATCACTGGCGAAACAACTGGAAGAGGAAGAATACCTTTTGAGACAATGTATTGAGAAACTCAAATCCGTTCAAGGAAGTAGAACCTCCCTTGTAAACCAGCTCAAAGACGCACTACGCGAACAGGAATCTGAACTGAAGAATCTTGAAGCTCAGATTCAG GTAGCACAAGAACAAACAGAGGAAGCTCAAAACATGCAGAAACGTCTCAAAGATGAAGATTATGCACCAAAACCAACAACCGTTGCTGCTCCGGGCTCAGTCTCTGCAActgataacaacaacaacagcaccAAGTCTGGTCAAGCATCAAAAATGACGCCTGCTTCTATAGCTGCGATGCTCACAGCATCTACCTCATCGCATATGATCATGCAATCTGTTCTATCTTCATTTGCAGCTGAAGCTACAAAGACTTCTGGTCTATCCAAATCAGAGAGCACAGTTCCCGTTTCAGACACTAATGCTTTTGCTCCTCCTTACAACAACCCCCAGAACCAGACACCCACAGCACAAGGTCAAGTTCAAGTTCAAGGTCAGTACCATTTGATCTCTAATCCAgcagcaccaccaccaccattacCACCGCAGTTTCTAAAACAGCCGGTAATGAACAATCCTTATGGGTTTGGTAACATTCCGTTAATGCCACCTGGACTTCCGccgcctccaccaccacctcatATGCAACAGCCTCAGATTCCTCAGTCAAACTTAGCTCAGCAGCAACAACCTCAACAGGGTACAACTTTCCAGCCACCAGGGATAATGTATTATGGACCTCCACACCATTCTTGA
- the LOC108841369 gene encoding putative ETHYLENE INSENSITIVE 3-like 4 protein, which yields MVEVEELESLSPVEDADEGEEDEEISYDDLKRRMWKDQNLMEKLKQQKRDNTDVISISTHRAEASRRKKMARSQDSVLKYMMKIMEVCKAKGFVYGIVPEKGKPITGSSDSLRRWWKENVQFDQNAPNAVSDYLTLAAAAAAELIEKEPSSLLHMLQELQDTTLGSLLSALMQHCAPPQRRFPLEKGIAPPWWPTGRELWWGEQGAAHEQGVPPYRKPHDLRKSWKVSVLAAVIKHMSPNLGRVRRLARQSKCLQDKMMARETDTWSRVLNQEEALLNIKDLVISEDQEASGSKTKRKGEFMEPSKSVYTCQNSSCPQSDASFGFMDKNSRTGHEIQCLYGSSSQSTGDTRSVLETAPSIGTNTTSEDDYSASSSTMGKRDDDDHSNWLDYLWFERMQHEFNCSRRFEDDDGTAVDLNQLLESDQSSHNVNQNNFSVWDMGCEDKDIYMFDY from the coding sequence atggtGGAAGTCGAAGAACTGGAATCACTTAGTCCGGTTGAAGACGcagatgaaggagaagaagatgaggagaTAAGCTATGATGACCTCAAAAGACGCATGTGGAAAGACCAAAACCTCATGGAGAAGCTCAAGCAGCAGAAACGAGACAACACCGACGTCATTTCGATCTCGACGCACCGAGCAGAAGCTTCGCGTCGCAAGAAGATGGCTCGTTCACAAGACTCGGTGTTGAAGTACATGATGAAGATCATGGAGGTTTGTAAAGCCAAAGGGTTTGTCTACGGTATCGTACCGGAAAAGGGTAAACCGATAACCGGTTCTTCCGATAGCTTAAGACGTTGGTGGAAAGAAAACGTTCAGTTCGACCAAAACGCTCCAAACGCTGTTTCTGATTACCTAACACTCGCGGCTGCTGCGGCGGCTGAGCTGATCGAGAAGGAACCATCGAGTTTATTACACATGTTACAAGAGTTACAAGACACGACTCTAGGGTCGTTGTTATCGGCGTTAATGCAACACTGCGCGCCGCCGCAACGACGGTTTCCGCTAGAAAAAGGCATCGCGCCTCCGTGGTGGCCGACGGGTAGGGAGCTTTGGTGGGGGGAGCAAGGAGCGGCTCACGAGCAAGGCGTGCCGCCGTATCGAAAGCCGCACGATTTGAGGAAGTCTTGGAAAGTTAGCGTTCTCGCGGCTGTGATCAAACACATGTCGCCGAACTTGGGAAGAGTGAGACGTCTCGCGAGGCAATCCAAATGTTTACAAGATAAGATGATGGCTAGAGAGACCGATACTTGGTCGCGAGTATTAAACCAAGAAGAGGCTCTTCTCAATATCAAAGACCTCGTTATCTCGGAGGATCAAGAAGCTTCCGGTTCCAAGACCAAGAGAAAAGGTGAGTTTATGGAACCTTCTAAGAGTGTTTACACTTGCCAAAACTCGAGTTGTCCTCAGAGTGATGCGAGTTTTGGATTCATGGACAAGAACTCGAGAACAGGCCATGAGATCCAGTGTCTCTACGGGTCTTCGAGCCAGAGCACGGGAGATACAAGATCCGTGCTCGAGACAGCACCAAGTATTGGTACTAATACGACTAGTGAAGATGATTACAGTGCCAGTTCGAGCACAATGGGAAAgcgagatgatgatgatcataGCAATTGGTTGGATTATTTATGGTTCGAGAGGATGCAACACGAGTTTAATTGCTCTAGGAGATTCGAAGATGATGATGGTACTGCGGTGGATTTGAACCAGTTACTGGAATCAGATCAGTCGTCTCACAATGTGAACCAGAATAATTTTTCAGTTTGGGATATGGGTTGTGAAGACAAAGACATATATATGTTCgattattaa
- the LOC108843462 gene encoding short-chain dehydrogenase RED1-like, whose product MATPLALFKGHVQTRQQLVPRPNPRKVSIVAQSKGLRLESGNAGPVVLITGCSHGGIGHALALEFADNGCRVVATSRSRGKMMDLEQDPRLFVQELDVRSEQSVNEVLSTVIDKFGQIDVLVNNAGIQCVGPLAEIPISAMENTFDTNVFGTVRMTQAVVPHMVSKKKGKIVNVGSVSVMSPSPWAGVYTGTKAAIHALTDSLRLELQPFGIDVIDVVPGGIRSNLANSAVAVFKKWPELKLYKPYEEAIIERAFFFQRKKPTPTETFAKDTVAAVLKKNPPAWFSSGRYSTYMAIMYHMPIWYKDFLQKKSLMKKG is encoded by the exons ATGGCCACTCCATTAGCTTTGTTTAAAGGACACGTTCAGACAAGACAACAGTTAGTTCCTCGTCCTAATCCTCGTAAAGTG TCCATTGTTGCTCAATCTAAAGGGCTCCGACTGGAAAGCGGCAACGCGGGTCCGGTGGTTCTGATAACGGGATGCTCTCATGGAGGGATTGGTCACGCGCTGGCGCTTGAGTTCGCTGACAACGGTTGTCGTGTGGTGGCGACGAGCAGATCACGGGGTAAGATGATGGATCTTGAGCAGGATCCGAGGTTGTTCGTGCAGGAGCTTGATGTTCGGTCGGAGCAGAGCGTGAACGAAGTCTTGTCGACTGTTATAGATAAGTTTGGCCAAATAGACGTTCTTGTCAACAACGCCGGCATCCAGTGCGTCGGTCCTCTGGCTGAGATCCCTATCTCCGCCATGGAGAACACCTTTGACACCAATGTTTTCG GTACCGTGAGGATGACTCAAGCTGTTGTACCTCACATGGTCTctaagaaaaagggaaagaTTGTCAACGTTGGAAGTGTTTCTGTGATGTCACCAAGTCCATGGGCAGGGGTCTATACAGGGACCAAAGCTGCTATTCACGCTCTTACCGATTCCCTCAG GTTGGAGCTCCAGCCATTTGGCATTGATGTCATCGATGTCGTCCCAGGAGGAATAAGATCAAACCTCGCAAACTCAGCAGTAGCAGTCTTCAAAAAATGGCCTGAGTTGAAACTATACAAGCCTTACGAAGAAGCTATCATAGAGAGGGCCTTCTTTTTCCAGAGAAAGAAGCCAACTCCTACTGAAACATTCGCCAAAGACACCGTAGCTGCAGTGCTAAAGAAGAACCCACCTGCTTGGTTCTCGTCAGGCAGATACTCGACCTATATGGCAATAATGTACCATATGCCCATTTGGTACAAAGATTTTCTCCAGAAGAAGTCTTTAATGAAAAAGGGCTAA